The Peribacillus simplex genome contains the following window.
CAACTCGAATGGGGTTCCCTGGAACGGATCTTATATTGTAGCGAGCGGAAATTTATTAGCGGACATGCGGCCGAATCTGCATGCTGAAAGTCAAGGACGCCTTCAAGTGGCCCGTTTATATCATATGACAAAAGATGAAGGTGTCCGTGCTACGTTCCGTAAAATGTTAGCCCGTGACCGTTACCACCAATATCAATGGATGGCGGCCATTGCAGAACTTGAAGAGAAAAACGGCGTAGTCGTTCCTGCGTCATTCCCTCCTGAAGCGGAAATGGAATCTCAACCGGAAGCGTACGAATTCTGGAACTTGTCAGAAGGTAATGAATCAGGAGACGGCCTGTGGGCAACAGGAAGTGCCCCAGATGGAACAGGAGATCTTGTTTATGTAGCAGAACCAGTTGCAAAAGGGCAGATTCCTAACCAAAAGGTCCGGCTGCAGAATTGCATCATGACCTTGATAGAAATCAATCGCTTAATAGATAAAGAGATAAAAACTCATCAAAAAAAGGTTGATGGACCTAAAGGGACATCGGCTTTTTTTATTCTACCAGGGTTACGGATTCATCGATGGACATATTTCATTATCTGTATATAGTTGCTCAAAACTTTAATAGTTGCTTGTGAAATTTTTTGGAGTAGAGTAGCATAGTTTCCAACTTCAAGACAATCCATATCAAAGGCGGTCTCTATTTATATAATAAGGAGTGGGATAGATGAAAGCTGTAGTAGTTAAAGAACCGGGTGGTGCAGAACAATTACTATTCAAAAATTTTTCTAAGCCCATGCCGGAAAAGGGGGAATTTTAATTAAGGTGAAAACCTCTGCAATAAATAGAACGGATATTGTTTCACGAGAAGGAAAATCCGGTTATATGGCCAATCCTATATTAGGGATTAAAGTTTCCGGGAATGTGGGGGAAACAGGGGAAGGAGCAAATATAGAATTGGGTTATGCTTAATATGCTGTGATGCAGCTGATAGAGCGATGAAGATCCCGGATAGCCTGTCATTTGAGGAAGCGGCAGCGATCCCTGAAGTATTCTTGGCTGCGTACCAAACCTTATTTTAGTTAGGTGAATTGACGTATCAAGAAATAGTATTGATCCATTCTGACGGAAGCGGTGTGGGCACTAACAGCTATCCAACTGGCAAAAAAACTGACAAAAGCGAAAATCAAAACTACAGCAGGTTCAAGTGACAAATTGGATTTCTGTCACTCTCTAGGAGCGGATATCCGTATCAACTATAAGAAACAATCTTTCGATGAGGAAGTGCTGAAAGCTACAAATGATCAAGGAGTGGATGTCATTCTGAATTTCATCGGTGCTTCTTACTGGGAGAAAAACCTTAAAAGCGTAAGGAGTGATGGAAGATGATACTGATAGGCATTATAGGTGGAACTGTAGTCGAGAAGGTGAATTTGATGGAACTTCTCTTAAAACGAGTTCAATTAAAAGGGAATCTATTAACTCCCCGGAGTGGTGAATATAAAAAAGAGTTAACGGAAGAATTCGCTTCAAAGGCCATGCCGTTGTTCTTCCAAAATGAAATCAGGGCAATCGTAGGTCATGTCTTCCCTTTTGGAGAAATAAAAAGGGTCCAAGAACATATGGAAGCCAATAGAACTTAGGTAAAATCATCACAGGTGAATGAATGAAGAATGAGAGCTGCTTGGTGAGTGAATGGAGGAGGTTGCCAAAGAAAACAACATTATGGGGCGAATGAAATAAGGCCAAAGTATAATGAATATATACAGAGTCAGGATACTTTTCTTCGGTGTCGGACTTAAGGGGGAATCGTAATGAATGAACTGAATGCATTATTCAGGAAAAGAATTGGGCTTCAGGACGATGAGAAGCTGACATTTGATGAATTAGATGAAATTCTTGATAAGACAGCGAAAACCATTCCTTTTGAAAACTTATCAATCATGGCATCCCATTTGAGTGATATCAATAAAGAGAATATCATGAAGAAAGTCCTCGTAAGGAATGAGGGTGGATTATGCTATGAATTGAATACAGCCCTTTATTTTTTCCTGTTGGAAAATGACTTTGATGTATTCTTGGTTCGGGGTGTCATCTATAAACAAGGGTGGATGACCATAGGAAGGACACATGTCACCATTCTTTTGAAACATGAGGGCCAAATATATTTAATCGATACGGGATTTGGTGGGAACCTGCCTTTAAAACCAGTTCCGTTGAACGGAGAAACCGTCATTTCCCA
Protein-coding sequences here:
- a CDS encoding zinc-binding dehydrogenase — encoded protein: MWALTAIQLAKKLTKAKIKTTAGSSDKLDFCHSLGADIRINYKKQSFDEEVLKATNDQGVDVILNFIGASYWEKNLKSVRSDGR
- a CDS encoding arylamine N-acetyltransferase family protein, which codes for MNELNALFRKRIGLQDDEKLTFDELDEILDKTAKTIPFENLSIMASHLSDINKENIMKKVLVRNEGGLCYELNTALYFFLLENDFDVFLVRGVIYKQGWMTIGRTHVTILLKHEGQIYLIDTGFGGNLPLKPVPLNGETVISQNGEFRIKKENTDHGNHILELKLKHKDPDWKIGYAFDSSKPVENVVELNEIQTIISENPQSPFNKHPLITRLTNGGNITLTDTSFTQWDDGKVTKEEIDGTRFKELMKQHFDR